The following DNA comes from Seriola aureovittata isolate HTS-2021-v1 ecotype China chromosome 15, ASM2101889v1, whole genome shotgun sequence.
GCAAAGCTTAAGGCAAACTTTTACTCTGAGGGTGTGTTGAGCGACATGAAAATGAGACGGCCATCTTGTTACCGAGATGAAATGATTCATGCCGCACAATGGAAACAACTCTCACTACTGTTGCGAGAGAAGTAACCACTAATAGTGCTTGCTGGCCAATCAGAACTATATATCTGTGTTCTGTCtcttactgtatttgtgtgtgtgtgtgtgtgtttgtgtgtgtgtgtgtgtgtgtgtgtgtgtgtgtgtgtgtgtgtgtgtggagtgcaAACCGACGAACAGAAAACACTCAAATCAAAAGGAGAAGTATATGAAACTGagcagcatgtttttttccactccCTAACTAACTTCACATTCTTCTTCCATGTCTTCTGTATTTATCGGAAACCTCAAACAATGCTTAATCCACTGTTTTAAATTTCAGAAACTGAAGTGCTGACATATACTTTGAAGACAATGATAAAAGTAATTATAACACTAaaacaaatttgtattttttttaaattttgctttGTGCATGTTTTGTTACAACAAACGTGTTAAGGAGTAGCCTGTTGGATGGAAGATTGATAAACATGCATATAGCTATGCATTGGCTATGAATTTATCAGCACAatggtgagagacagagaaaggagtTTGGTTTCAAGGTTTCGGCACCGTGGGGAGAGAAAAGTGAGACTGCTTTGACTCAAAATGCCTTAACAGCCATGTCAAAACACCCTAGCAACCATCCAGCTAAACACCCAGAACATCATATTTACTGCATCGCAACACCCTGGCAGCCTCTTAATGGAGCAACCACCTAGCAATGCGCTAACAACCATTTCCCAATACACCAACAAAGTCTTCCTCCAAGCTACTCTTGCCCTGGCAACAAGCACATACCCTTACATTTTTTGTCACAAAGTTTTGCCTTTTCTAATTTTAACTCACATGCTGGGGAGAACTGCTTTTCCATGCCACAGCCAGCTATCCTACCCTTCTGCCTCCCAGTCATTAAGGCCCTCTGGTGATAAGCGGCTTCTTTCAATCACTGAGCCCAGCGTGTGTTCTTGTGCCAGGGCAGCGTGattgaaatattttctgtgcCTCTGAGGTTAACAGCGTTAATGAAGATCAAAGACTCGTGTCTGGGCAGGATAATTAGTATGCTgtcagaatgaaaacacactatGAATAACTGAACTatgactctgtctgtctatatGGACAAGTATCACAGTTCTCAACAAGTGTGGCCAGGCAGTGAGCTAAGACATACCAAGAGACTTTGTGCAAATGTtaagaaaattataaataacCACGTCtaacaaaaatgtcacaatcaAAAGCAAGTTTTTCCATTGACATCCATCAGTTGTTAACGTGTACAAGATGTGCTTCTTGGCTTTCATCAATATATTACAgggtttttataacattttaaagcAATGAGCAGTTGTGACTTGTATAATATAATAGCTATATCTGGATGGGTAATCTGAGTACAGATGGTAAAATCATCTCTGTATCCCTTAGATCTTAAGCTCAAATTCTCTAAGATATTTCTTCAGTATACACCATTCTGagtgaattattattaattctAAATACTAAGGAACTGAATCCAAATATCAGTCTcacaaacatttgatttaatcCTTAAACCAAGAaagtcacattcacattttaatcCTCCCTCCTTAACTCTCTTAATTCTAACTCTCATCGCTTTCATCTCTCCTTCAGATGTCCTGTTAAGTTGTGCTTCAGAACATAACAAGAGGAAAGGTGAAGAATTTCAAAGCAACGACAAGAACGCCAACAGCAACATCAAGGTGAAGAGAAACTACACAACAGCACATGACGGGAGATCTAAGGTTGTGACTCCGAGGAAGAAGCTCAAGAAGACGGGAAGTAAGATAGGGCCAAGAGGTGACAACAGCTGCACCAGGCTGGGAGGCATCTGCCAACCAAACCGATTCATCTGCCAAGGCAGGTACCTAAAAGACAAGTGCTCAGGGACCaagaagcagcagtgttgtaTGCCAGGTAAAGTGACACACGTTACACACATAAATCCAAACGCATACCTACTGTATTCACTGACTTCCAGTCTGAGTCATGAGAAAATGTTGTGGTGGGTGTGGAACTGTATCAATGTCTAACACACCACTCATATGAAAGACATCAAAAAGTGACATTTGAATAGTGTCTTTCTGCTGTAATTGACCTTATTTCCACATGAATAGAACATGAGGTGACTCAGACTCAGTAGATGTTAAAATACCCTTTTTagaatatcatttttatgctagGCCATTTTGGAATGCAATGCAGCAGCCTTtgaattttgtgtgttttgggaaGAAGTGTATTGGACTTTCAAAAGTATaacataattttctttttcttttttttgaacCTGACTCTGTAGTTGGAGCCTGGAGTGTCCTTTGTGCTGGTCACCACAACAACAGAGTGAGGGCATGCGATGTGCACGGCTGTGGAGCTTTCAACTCCAAAAGGTGATTCTATCTGATCTGTTGTTTATGCGTTAGCCTCCAACATGAGAGCTCCATTGTGCAGATTAGTTGATAAGGCATGCAGCATTTCTGGTGTTGCATTGTCATGTTGGCTTTCTAACGTGGATGAACGAGGTGACTTAAGCTGTTCAGGCCGTATGTGGGCATTTATTGAGATACCACGAGAGTGACAAAGCACCAGCAGCAGTCCAACCTCCCATTAAATACCCTCCCACTGACTAATTCGGGGTAACTAAACCATACTTTACACATTTGTCCAACTGAATATCTACATACAATACAATTGGCTTCATAAATCAAAAAGCAATTGTAATATTAAATTTGTGTAAAATAAGCTGCTTCAAGAAAACCGATGTGAAAGAAGGGACACAGTCCTCCCCTCTGCTTCTCAAACATGGAACAGACAGGAAGTATAACTTGCCCCTGATTCCACAGCAGACTCTTTTGCTTGGAGAAGAGGACACAACTGAGTAACACAGGTAACATAAACATTTCGAATGCGTTAGCAGTGCCATGACACAATAGACGGCAAAAGAACTGCAGACCGATGAATCTCCCTATGTTGCCCAAACATTAACCAACCCACAGACTGACATCCACCATGAGACAGAGGATAATCACTATCGCATACATATTCATCAAAACTGTTCAGTTtgtggcttgtgaaaaatgACTAATTGAAAAAGGCCTTTCAAGATGGCTTTGTCATGagaatttttttctgtcactcctCTTACAGAGGTAATGGCCTCCATAAAGCAGTGGACCTGGTTTGTGATGACTATGGTATTGTCAACGCTCCATTCTCAGGAAATCTGGCAGGTCCAGTGAGTCGGAAAGACCCAGCGGGGAATCAGTATGATGGGGTCAAACTTCTCAGTGATGGTAAGGAGGACAAGATGATAATACAATACTCGTAAGGGAGCGCAGCAAGGGAGAGACACCTCTGCAGATTTTTACCATTTAAAATGATAGAATCCAGTCTCTGAAAATGTTATAACaaccaacactgacatatcaaaGTCAAGATTTTTGATAACTGTTAACACATAATAAATGAACAAGACCAAGAGCCTACAGCCACACTAATAGCCTCTGTGGAGCATTGTAAAGAAAACCACGATGTTAGATAAACCATGATGGTGTTCGATGAAAAGTCACCAAAGTTCACAAAGAACCAGGAAccagaaaaagaggaaacaaggaaaagGCAAAGATCACCAAAGGCAATATTGTATTGTCTGTGAACCATGAATGTCTAACAAAATTTGTGCCAATCCATGTGGAGATTTCGACAAGTAAAAAAGTTTGACCTTCTGATGGTGCTAGACAAAAAGTTGAGAAAtaaccaaagtcattaggactcatcctctgggcaccatggaTATCTCAGCCACATTACATAGCAGTCATCAGATAGTTTAGATATTTCACTAAGGAACAAATTGCTGGAACAACGAACACTGACATTGCCAGCCCTACCACCACGCAGCTGCCTGctacaacagaaaataatggCAATGCAGGTTTTTATTAAACCATTGTAATCTTGTACTCTTACCTCTGCAAGTTAATTCCTGTAATCTATACTGTATAGGGCCATGGCTAAGGCAAAGGCGATGTTAGGTTATTATGGAGAAGGTAGGTGGGGATGAAAAGGAGAAGTGATTTAGAGGGATTAGTCAAGGTGTTGGAGACGGGGGCTGAGATTCCATTGAACTCCTGGTTGCCTCTAACATCTGGACCCAGCTGCATGTGAGACCCCATCAAAGGCTGTTCATGAGTAATGACCCCCATAAGGGCCATCATCACAGAACAAAGTAATGCATCCGCATTTGTGTGTCTATATCGATGGAGCCCGCCGAGAAGGACGCACACATGCCtttgtaacatacagtatatgtctgCATATGTGCTTGAGTGTATTTTGAGAGCATGCTGAGTTGATAAGGTGCTGGCGTGATGAGTAAACATCATTAGTCCTCATTCTGCCTCTACCCCTAATTGAACTGTATTATCAGAAGAACACATGTACTGTCAGCTCCTTTCATCTCCGGGTAAAGCACAGACATGATTAGACATCACAGAGACACATTACCTCGCCATGATACCCACATTAATGCTGAGACACTGATCATTAGGAGCTCATAGGATTTAATGATGGTGTTTGCACTTGTTGTAGACTAGCCTACTTTTGGGTTGTTTGTTTCCAACTTGGCagcttgcttgtttttgtctgcagaaCGGTGAAAGAAAGATGTTAAggtagttcttttttttttttagggttttAAGCCTCTGTCGAACCATTTGGAAATATAAATGAGCAATTATAAGTAATCTTTCAGTAATCtccatatttcatatttgttgcAGGGCCAAAGAGCTACACAGCATATATACAGCACATTAAGTGGGATTCATAGCTTTTAAGAAGCAGTTGCCCAAGGTGAGGGGGAGGCTAAAGCTCCCTAACTCCTTTGTGTCTCTCCAACAaacataatgattttttttattttttttttattgatcagtCATTAACGCCTATTTTACACATCCATTTACTTGTGGTGTAGAAATAGCTTTCTCCTGAGGTGTTCTTTCTTTCAACTCAGCTGCCGGAGGTAACAGGGCTTTAATGTCCTGAAGActgtcagtttttttgtttctgtctcatccAGTTGACTGTGTGAAGCTCTTCAACATCCGTCCATACCGTTACATCGGCCCAGTGGCTCAGGGAGAAGCCTTGGGTTATCTGTTGCCACTGCAGGAACGCTTCTCCGGCATCACCTCACACCTGCAGCTGCAAAAGTGTGACGGCACTGACCCTTCACCTTTTATATGACCTATAACTTTCATCTTGCGTGCAAGTTGTGACCCCTCACCTTTAGAAACACTTAACATTTGACCCATGACCCTGTTAATTTAACCCCGGCTGCCTAATTAGGATTATAACACCTTATGTTACCTCTGACATTTCCATGTGATGAAAATGAGCAGTTTTCattcatgatgttttcattttacatttaacttcTAGCCTGTGATGCAAGAGTCTCAATACTCCTTTGTCTACAGAGTACAGCCAAACAAAACTTTAGTCTCTCTCCCTAGTTACAGCATTTGAAAATGGGCCAACCCCTCTTCCAATCTTGTGATAGACAACTTTGTGTGCCTGATGATCCATTTCTTAATTTTTTAaccttttgtatatttttgtatagTAATTTTTCCactgaatattgtttttttttttttgttttttttttttacatggacTCATTTAACAATTTTTACATCATCTCTTTGTATTTGAATGATGCAATAAAGTCCTTGTTTCATTTCTGGGTTTGATTAAAATTGTTTCCACCCAAAAAAATTAAGATGTGACAAGTTTAAACTGGGGAGTCATCTTTTGCAtaagaaataaattattcaCTTTTCTCAATACATAATTCTAAATTCTAACTTGCTATGACAATTATGACTGACATTTTCTCCCTCACACatccatcatttcattttattgctgCAGTCTATTCTAAGTGACATGCTTCTGAAGATAAGGGAGAACTGccacatgtacagtattaaTGTAATGAGCACAACACACCAAAAGATGGAGCTATTTAGCAACAAAATTGCCAGTAAAATCTCAAACTGTCAACATCTGCAAAGATGAAACattacaaatgtaattttttggGTTCCTTATAAAATAATTACTATGCATAACAACAAAACTACAACGTATAACAATGAAATACACTTATGAAGAAGTTTTCTGAAACAAAATTACCCTTTTACCAAACTGTTAACAAGAAGCCTGTGATGCATTGAGGTTGAAAAGGTAAAGTTGCTGTTCTTATGCACAAGCAAGCAACAGTGCAACCATTTTTATGTCATGCTATGTTATGTACAATTTTCATGAAACACATGCTCTTCCCTTTTAGACATTTGTGTCTAAAAATGTATACATGGTTGAAATACTTAGAAGTAATGGGTACAATGTTAAAAGCAACTAGAAAATAACTCAATTGTTAAATGGTTGAAAGACGTATGCTGACGCTATGTTTGAAATAGCTCAAAGCAAAGCGGTGGAAATAGTGAGCTAATAAGTGATagataaaaaattgaaatagctaaatgaataaattgttGAAACCACCACCTTTGCCACCCTAGTATTAACCTTAGTTGTTTGGCAGGAAACCAGCAAACGTAAAACTTCTATGGAcgatcgtcactgccactaTATGTAGAAcaagaccaccagcatctcagaccaaaacaaatgcttcctCGGCCACACTTCCGCCCTCCGTTCTGCCACaaccccctctccccctccacgttctcagtcagcaaggtgttaTGAAGCCCAGTGGAAGAGCccactaaacacacaagaaTCACAACTTAATAAAGTTACCTTGTGTACACGAGAGCCAACAACaaacaatccagccacaaccattagcccaaGCTAGCAGTGccgtgatatgctccacagcaatgctggcAGTAAACcagctagcaatagcaacatttgcagAACTAATACATAATATGGATAACAGCAAATTAGCTAATGTCATCATGCCGTCTATAGCAGGTCACTAATgcaaacagacatgtaacattacgtagccatcaagttacttacatGTAGAGGAGAAGAAGCCAGTTCCGAGTCAAGCTGGAGCCTTTAGCATCTTGTACAGTTCTCCATCTCCATAAAACCAGATCTGTATTAGCTTAGCTTTCCCACTGGGAAAGAAGTTCCGTCTTGGACTGGACCGCTGGGGTGGGCCACATGAATAACACGGAGGGAGCCGTAAAAACGTTAAAACTTAGATATactatggatgttttgacaggcCACCGGCATACCGGTATGGCCAGTATGCCTGTGCATCTGGTAGCATTTCTTTCCCTATCGGAGACCTTTCAAGACGAAAATGTAGCTCCTTCAGTGCAAGAACGTATGGACGGGTTTTCACCTGAACCCTGAGTACCCACTGTGCCTCCTGGCGTCGCCTATGggcgttctctgtgtctttataaACTTTGGGAGGGCAAAGGTGAGGGACTCACATACACTAAAACGCACACGTACATGCACTAACACGCACGCACTGCCAGATACCATAAGCAACGAATAGAGAAACTCAGATAACAACACGAACGAAAAAAATTTTAACACCATGTTTAATCTTGATGTGAATAACAGTAAGTCTCTGAAGCTCATTAATGATGATAAGAAAGCCCTTAAGTTAGTTTCCTTACTTGATATAGGCCTATTTAAGTTAATTTGAGATGAGCcccttttattttgatgtgatGTAAAAGCATACAGATGGGGTGTGACTTCAGCTCAGGATGTCAGTAATCTGCTATGTCTTAATTGTTTgctact
Coding sequences within:
- the LOC130182125 gene encoding leukocyte cell-derived chemotaxin-2-like — translated: MRMLLRVCLIAALLACYVLLSCASEHNKRKGEEFQSNDKNANSNIKVKRNYTTAHDGRSKVVTPRKKLKKTGSKIGPRGDNSCTRLGGICQPNRFICQGRYLKDKCSGTKKQQCCMPVGAWSVLCAGHHNNRVRACDVHGCGAFNSKRGNGLHKAVDLVCDDYGIVNAPFSGNLAGPVSRKDPAGNQYDGVKLLSDVDCVKLFNIRPYRYIGPVAQGEALGYLLPLQERFSGITSHLQLQKCDGTDPSPFI